Proteins from a single region of Gemmatimonadales bacterium:
- a CDS encoding methyltransferase domain-containing protein, protein MSPIAMEQEPGTYVLATGGAAAYRLRILHQVYGAGSRRLLRLAGLGAGMRVADLGCGIGQVTADLAELVGREGHVVGVDLSRAQLDEADELIQERGLTNVTFVEASAAATGLPAASFDLVYCRYLLIHLAEPDAALREMHRLLRPGGMLVCEDGDLTSAGSEPASALGLFAELFGALGPKRGVDYTLGRRLYQMIRAAGFASPDIAFNQPAFARGDGKRLLELSVAEAGPAFVEAGLISAEALRDGVLAMRRLAGDETVLAIMPRMAQVCAAKLAA, encoded by the coding sequence ATGTCACCGATCGCGATGGAACAGGAACCCGGCACTTACGTGCTCGCCACCGGAGGGGCGGCCGCCTACCGCCTGCGGATCCTGCACCAGGTCTATGGCGCCGGCAGTCGGCGTCTGCTCCGTCTGGCGGGCCTCGGGGCCGGAATGCGGGTGGCGGACCTGGGGTGCGGGATCGGGCAGGTCACGGCGGATCTCGCGGAGCTAGTGGGGCGCGAGGGACACGTCGTCGGAGTGGATCTCAGCCGCGCCCAGCTTGACGAGGCGGACGAGCTGATCCAGGAGCGGGGACTCACCAACGTCACCTTCGTGGAGGCCAGTGCCGCTGCCACCGGCCTGCCCGCGGCTTCATTCGACCTGGTGTATTGCCGGTACTTACTCATCCATCTGGCCGAGCCGGACGCGGCGCTGCGCGAGATGCATCGCCTGTTGCGTCCGGGAGGAATGCTGGTGTGCGAGGACGGAGATCTGACGTCCGCCGGCAGTGAGCCCGCCTCCGCACTGGGGCTGTTTGCGGAGCTCTTCGGGGCGCTTGGTCCCAAGCGCGGGGTCGATTACACCCTCGGCAGGCGGCTCTATCAGATGATCCGTGCGGCCGGCTTCGCCTCGCCCGACATCGCCTTCAATCAGCCGGCCTTCGCGCGCGGCGACGGCAAGCGGCTGCTGGAGCTGTCGGTCGCAGAAGCGGGCCCCGCGTTCGTGGAGGCGGGGCTCATCTCCGCCGAAGCCCTGCGGGATGGCGTGCTCGCGATGCGGCGCCTCGCGGGTGACGAGACGGTGCTCGCCATCATGCCGCGGATGGCCCAGGTCTGCGCGGCGAAGCTGGCCGCGTAA